A single region of the Streptomyces sp. ITFR-16 genome encodes:
- a CDS encoding Tox-REase-5 domain-containing protein has translation MSATGGIPAYGGVGPASGAGRRELPRAMGAVRMLVHVLFGATLLGGAGLLGSALAADALDATLLGILLYGALPGVAAWLLSRRVWSGGRGVWAGLVAVQIWLIVGGASNASDGSLHGFTQVFLPVLILVFLCRSRSRAWFRLPEGEREEKPEFSLPHMITWRRDRGQSALEYVGLVMVVAAIVVSLLLSGMGPRIADRFQAAVCSVTGTSCPAPGSGTVNAGDSAGGTDAGGADSGGADGGATVAGGADTGGGTEGSGGSAGSGETTGTGGTGGTDGTDGASGGADGAAGSTGSATGGTGSTGGAGGSDTAGGSDSGGSDTTGGSDTTGGSDTTGGSDSAGGATGGTAGPDGPGTDTYPETAAEPEAEYDDIPASGEDDSEDGGDGGEKKEDCGGWGFFGCAWDRTTQVAKGLAVDGVWGDVTGFVDLFKPSTWSGIADYGKQLGGQWMDDSKNAGDKWSKGDYLGAFGDWGKASLNTVVKVGDDMFVGDDVRERWNNGQKTRAVTDVAWNVGSLFIPGYDVAKVIGKTSRLGKIGKIASDVAEAADDAGRASRKARKAAEAGDVNGARKAAKEADEAADEAEDAARKTGCTIAFGPRTRYGGVGVAGSGTGVLAAGPPGRVVLADGGCDKKAEAEAKRARDEERAAWTEKKRAEEKDRAAKALEKKKPWPDPKRNDTSDPRNYNSPDWAKDLKDPELGSADAGDGFWGSRDRNPKPNWKNESWLRYQEQITGTKRGKEYIVANPKEGKPPVEYDGWDSGRQTFLEAKNGYRSYLSKGDAGTLTKSGRDKFVKEATEQVSASGGRPVEWHFSDPDVAKAARKAFREEGLPIKVVHSKQNPAKSTRKPGAFD, from the coding sequence ATGTCTGCGACTGGTGGCATACCCGCGTACGGAGGCGTCGGACCGGCGTCCGGGGCGGGGCGGCGCGAACTCCCGCGCGCCATGGGCGCGGTCCGGATGCTGGTGCATGTCCTGTTCGGCGCGACGCTGCTGGGCGGCGCCGGGCTCCTGGGCTCCGCGCTCGCCGCCGACGCGCTGGACGCCACCCTGCTCGGAATCCTGCTCTACGGCGCGCTGCCCGGGGTTGCCGCCTGGCTGCTCTCGCGGCGGGTCTGGAGCGGCGGCCGGGGTGTGTGGGCCGGACTGGTCGCCGTACAGATCTGGCTGATCGTCGGCGGCGCCTCCAACGCCTCCGACGGCTCGCTGCACGGGTTCACGCAGGTGTTCCTGCCGGTCCTGATCCTGGTGTTCCTGTGCCGGTCCCGGAGCCGTGCGTGGTTCCGGCTGCCGGAGGGGGAGCGCGAGGAGAAGCCGGAGTTCTCGTTACCCCACATGATCACCTGGCGCCGCGACCGGGGGCAGTCTGCCCTGGAGTACGTGGGTCTGGTCATGGTCGTCGCGGCCATCGTGGTGTCCCTGCTCCTGAGCGGGATGGGCCCCCGGATCGCGGACCGCTTCCAGGCGGCCGTCTGCTCGGTCACCGGCACCTCCTGCCCGGCGCCGGGCAGCGGCACGGTCAACGCCGGTGACAGCGCGGGCGGTACGGACGCGGGCGGCGCGGACAGCGGGGGCGCCGACGGCGGCGCCACGGTCGCCGGCGGCGCGGACACGGGCGGCGGTACGGAGGGGAGCGGTGGGTCCGCCGGGAGCGGAGAGACCACCGGCACAGGCGGCACAGGCGGGACCGACGGGACCGACGGGGCCAGCGGGGGCGCGGACGGCGCGGCCGGGTCCACCGGCTCCGCCACCGGAGGCACCGGCTCCACCGGCGGCGCGGGCGGCTCCGACACCGCCGGCGGCTCGGACTCCGGCGGCTCGGACACCACCGGCGGTTCGGACACCACCGGCGGTTCGGACACCACCGGCGGTTCCGACTCCGCCGGCGGGGCCACCGGTGGCACGGCGGGTCCCGACGGGCCCGGTACCGACACCTATCCCGAGACCGCCGCCGAGCCCGAGGCCGAGTACGACGACATCCCGGCCTCCGGCGAGGACGACTCGGAGGACGGCGGGGACGGCGGGGAGAAGAAGGAGGACTGCGGCGGCTGGGGCTTCTTCGGCTGTGCCTGGGACCGCACCACCCAGGTGGCCAAGGGGCTCGCAGTGGACGGGGTCTGGGGCGATGTGACCGGCTTCGTCGACCTGTTCAAGCCCTCCACCTGGTCCGGGATCGCCGACTACGGCAAGCAGCTCGGCGGCCAGTGGATGGACGACTCCAAGAACGCCGGGGACAAGTGGAGCAAGGGCGACTACCTCGGCGCGTTCGGCGACTGGGGCAAGGCGTCGCTCAACACCGTGGTGAAGGTCGGCGACGACATGTTCGTCGGCGACGACGTCCGCGAGCGGTGGAACAACGGGCAGAAGACCCGGGCCGTGACCGACGTCGCGTGGAACGTCGGCTCCCTCTTCATCCCCGGGTACGACGTCGCGAAGGTGATCGGCAAGACCAGCAGGCTCGGCAAGATCGGGAAGATCGCCTCCGACGTGGCGGAGGCCGCCGACGACGCCGGGCGCGCCTCGCGCAAGGCCCGCAAGGCGGCCGAGGCCGGGGACGTCAACGGCGCCCGCAAGGCCGCCAAGGAGGCCGACGAGGCGGCGGACGAGGCGGAGGACGCGGCCCGCAAGACCGGCTGCACGATCGCCTTCGGGCCCCGCACGCGCTACGGAGGCGTCGGTGTCGCCGGTTCCGGGACCGGGGTGCTGGCCGCCGGTCCGCCCGGCCGGGTCGTCCTCGCCGACGGCGGGTGCGACAAGAAGGCCGAGGCCGAGGCCAAGCGGGCCCGCGACGAGGAACGCGCCGCCTGGACGGAGAAGAAGCGCGCCGAGGAGAAGGACCGCGCGGCCAAGGCGCTGGAGAAGAAGAAGCCGTGGCCGGACCCCAAGCGCAACGACACCTCCGACCCCCGCAACTACAACTCGCCGGACTGGGCCAAGGACCTGAAGGACCCCGAACTCGGCTCCGCCGACGCGGGCGACGGCTTCTGGGGGAGCCGCGACCGCAACCCCAAGCCCAACTGGAAGAACGAGTCCTGGCTCCGCTACCAGGAGCAGATCACGGGCACCAAGCGCGGCAAGGAGTACATCGTCGCCAACCCCAAGGAGGGCAAGCCCCCGGTGGAGTACGACGGCTGGGACTCCGGCCGCCAGACCTTCCTGGAGGCCAAGAACGGCTACCGGAGCTATCTGTCGAAGGGGGACGCGGGCACGCTCACCAAGTCGGGCCGCGACAAGTTCGTCAAGGAGGCGACCGAGCAGGTCAGTGCCTCCGGCGGCCGTCCGGTCGAATGGCACTTCTCCGACCCGGACGTGGCCAAGGCGGCCCGCAAGGCCTTCCGTGAGGAGGGCCTGCCGATCAAGGTCGTCCACAGCAAGCAGAACCCGGCCAAGAGCACGAGGAAGCCGGGGGCGTTCGACTAG
- a CDS encoding aminotransferase class V-fold PLP-dependent enzyme, with protein sequence MTIDSLSRAVAAEFAPETAYLNTSSCGLLPRRTVDAVRALAEANATGRRAGAGDFDAVDRARAGFARLVGVDAGRVAVGSSVAVHVGLIACSLPAGAEVLAPEGEFSSVTSPFAVRGDLRMRYVPLAELAGAVRPDTALVAFSSVQSSDGRLADLAAVRASAAAHGARTLLDATQSAGWLPLDAGAYDYTVTGGFKFLLSPRGTSFLTVTEEAQASLPPVFAGWVAAKESWNALYEPVRTLAPDARRYDEPPAFLSYHGAEHSLALLNEIGVDVLHDHATGLAARFRAGLAGLGHKPVPGETAVVGVPGLGDRATALERAGVMVSDRAGNLRASFHLYNTEADVDRALDVISR encoded by the coding sequence ATGACGATCGATTCGCTCAGCCGTGCGGTGGCCGCCGAGTTCGCTCCGGAGACCGCCTACCTCAACACCTCCAGCTGCGGGCTGCTGCCCCGCCGTACCGTCGACGCCGTGCGGGCCCTCGCCGAGGCGAACGCCACGGGCCGCCGGGCCGGTGCGGGCGACTTCGACGCGGTGGACCGGGCCAGGGCCGGATTCGCGCGGCTCGTCGGCGTCGACGCGGGCCGGGTCGCCGTCGGCAGCTCGGTCGCCGTCCATGTCGGCCTGATCGCCTGCTCGCTGCCCGCCGGCGCCGAAGTGCTCGCGCCCGAAGGGGAGTTCAGCTCGGTCACCAGCCCGTTCGCGGTCCGGGGCGACCTGCGGATGCGGTACGTCCCGCTCGCGGAGCTGGCCGGCGCGGTGCGCCCGGACACCGCGCTCGTCGCCTTCTCCTCCGTGCAGTCCTCCGACGGCCGGCTCGCCGACCTGGCGGCCGTGCGCGCCTCGGCGGCCGCCCACGGCGCCCGTACGCTGCTGGACGCCACCCAGTCCGCCGGCTGGCTGCCCCTGGACGCGGGGGCGTACGACTACACGGTCACCGGCGGCTTCAAGTTCCTGCTCTCCCCGCGCGGTACGTCCTTCCTCACCGTCACCGAGGAGGCGCAGGCGTCGCTGCCGCCGGTCTTCGCGGGCTGGGTCGCCGCGAAGGAGTCGTGGAACGCCCTGTACGAGCCGGTCCGGACGCTCGCCCCCGACGCCCGGCGCTACGACGAGCCGCCCGCGTTCCTCTCGTACCACGGTGCCGAGCACTCCCTCGCGCTGCTGAACGAGATCGGCGTCGACGTCCTGCACGACCACGCCACCGGCCTCGCGGCCCGGTTCCGGGCAGGGCTGGCCGGGCTGGGGCACAAGCCGGTGCCGGGGGAGACGGCCGTCGTCGGGGTGCCCGGTCTCGGTGACCGGGCGACGGCCCTGGAGCGCGCCGGGGTGATGGTCTCCGACCGCGCCGGCAACCTGCGGGCCTCCTTCCACCTGTACAACACCGAGGCGGACGTGGACCGCGCGCTGGACGTGATCTCCCGCTGA
- the ectA gene encoding diaminobutyrate acetyltransferase — MEDGAAIWRIARDSEVLDLNSSYSYLLWCRDFAATSVVARDETGVPVAFVTGYIRPDRPETLVVWQVAVDHGHRGTGLAAKLLDALTARVAAEQGLASVETTITPDNAASDRLFTSYARRHDVALEHEVLFDGGLFPEGTHLPEVLYRIGPFHA, encoded by the coding sequence GTGGAGGACGGAGCCGCGATCTGGCGCATTGCCCGCGACTCCGAGGTCCTGGACCTCAACTCCTCGTACAGCTACCTGCTGTGGTGTCGTGACTTCGCGGCGACCTCCGTGGTCGCCCGCGACGAGACCGGTGTCCCGGTCGCCTTCGTGACGGGATACATCCGGCCCGACCGCCCGGAGACGCTCGTCGTCTGGCAGGTGGCCGTCGACCACGGCCACCGCGGTACGGGCCTGGCGGCGAAGCTGCTGGACGCGCTGACCGCACGCGTCGCCGCCGAGCAGGGGCTCGCCTCGGTCGAGACGACCATCACGCCGGACAACGCCGCGTCGGACCGCCTGTTCACCTCCTACGCGCGTCGCCACGACGTGGCGCTGGAACACGAGGTGCTCTTCGACGGCGGACTGTTCCCCGAAGGCACCCATCTGCCGGAAGTGCTCTACCGCATCGGCCCGTTCCACGCCTGA
- the ectB gene encoding diaminobutyrate--2-oxoglutarate transaminase yields the protein MTITPPALSVFETLESEVRSYCRGWPAVFDRAQGARLTDEDGHSYLDFFAGAGSLNYGHNNPVLKRALIDYIERDGITHGLDMATTAKRAFLETFQNVILRPRDLPYKVMFPGPTGTNAVESALKLARKVKGRESVVSFTNAFHGMSLGSLAVTGNAFKRAGAGIPLVHGTPMPFDNYFDGQVPDFLWFERLLEDQGSGLNKPAAVIVETVQGEGGINVARAEWLRALQDLCHRQDMLLIVDDIQMGCGRTGGFFSFEEAGIVPDIVTLSKSISGYGLPMSLCLFKGELDIWEPGEHNGTFRGNNPAFVTAAAALDAYWADGQMEKQTLARGEQIAQTLLAICGEEPAAQFRGRGLVWGLEFTDPARASAVCARAFELGLLLETSGPQSEVVKLLPPLTITPEELDEGLRTLARCVHETA from the coding sequence GTGACCATCACCCCGCCCGCCCTCAGTGTCTTCGAGACCCTGGAGTCCGAGGTACGGAGCTACTGCCGCGGCTGGCCCGCCGTGTTCGACCGCGCGCAGGGCGCCCGGCTGACCGACGAGGACGGCCACTCGTACCTCGACTTCTTCGCCGGCGCAGGCTCCCTCAACTACGGCCACAACAACCCGGTGCTCAAGCGCGCGCTGATCGACTACATCGAGCGCGACGGCATCACCCACGGCCTCGACATGGCGACCACGGCCAAACGCGCCTTCCTGGAGACCTTCCAGAATGTCATCCTTCGGCCGCGCGACCTGCCGTACAAGGTCATGTTCCCCGGCCCGACGGGCACCAACGCCGTCGAGTCGGCGCTGAAGCTCGCCCGCAAGGTCAAGGGCCGCGAGTCCGTCGTCTCGTTCACCAACGCCTTCCACGGCATGTCGCTCGGCTCGCTGGCCGTGACCGGCAACGCCTTCAAGCGCGCCGGCGCCGGCATCCCGCTGGTCCACGGCACGCCGATGCCCTTCGACAACTACTTCGACGGCCAGGTCCCCGACTTCCTCTGGTTCGAACGGCTCCTGGAGGACCAGGGCTCCGGGCTCAACAAGCCCGCCGCCGTGATCGTGGAGACCGTCCAGGGCGAGGGCGGCATCAACGTGGCCCGCGCCGAGTGGCTGCGCGCGCTCCAGGACCTGTGCCACCGCCAGGACATGCTGCTGATCGTCGACGACATCCAGATGGGCTGCGGCCGGACCGGCGGCTTCTTCTCCTTCGAGGAGGCCGGCATCGTCCCCGACATCGTGACGCTGTCGAAGTCCATCAGCGGCTACGGACTGCCGATGTCGCTCTGCCTGTTCAAGGGCGAGCTGGACATCTGGGAGCCCGGCGAGCACAACGGCACCTTCCGGGGCAACAACCCCGCCTTCGTCACCGCCGCCGCCGCGCTCGACGCCTACTGGGCCGACGGCCAGATGGAGAAGCAGACCCTGGCCCGCGGCGAGCAGATCGCGCAGACGCTGCTGGCGATCTGCGGCGAGGAGCCGGCCGCGCAGTTCCGCGGCCGGGGACTGGTCTGGGGCCTGGAGTTCACCGACCCGGCCCGCGCGTCGGCCGTGTGCGCCCGCGCCTTCGAGCTGGGGCTGCTCCTGGAGACCTCCGGCCCGCAGAGCGAGGTCGTCAAGCTGCTGCCGCCGCTGACCATCACCCCGGAGGAACTGGACGAGGGCCTGCGCACGCTGGCCCGCTGCGTCCACGAGACCGCCTGA
- a CDS encoding DsbA family oxidoreductase: MRVEIWSDIACPWCYIGKARFEKGLAGFAHRDEVEVVHRSFELDPGRAKGDTAQVIDMLAQKYGRTREEARSMEANVAANAQAEGLGYRTEGRDHGSTFDIHRLLHLAKARGRQDELLTLAYRANFAEDRSVYDDAVLLDLAVEAGLDADEARAVLADPQAYADEVRADEREASELGANAVPFFVLDRRYGISGGQPSEVFAQALEQAWKDRPLTVVGGDAAACDADGACEVPQPGAQA, from the coding sequence ATGCGCGTCGAGATCTGGAGCGACATCGCCTGCCCGTGGTGCTACATCGGCAAGGCCCGCTTCGAGAAGGGCCTGGCGGGGTTCGCCCACCGCGACGAGGTCGAGGTGGTCCACCGGTCCTTCGAGCTCGACCCCGGCCGGGCCAAGGGCGACACGGCCCAGGTCATCGACATGCTGGCGCAGAAGTACGGCCGCACCCGCGAGGAGGCGCGGTCGATGGAGGCGAACGTCGCGGCCAACGCACAGGCCGAGGGGCTGGGCTACCGCACCGAGGGCCGCGACCACGGCAGCACGTTCGACATCCACCGGCTGCTGCACCTGGCCAAGGCGCGCGGTCGCCAGGACGAGCTGCTGACCCTCGCCTACCGGGCGAACTTCGCCGAGGACCGTTCCGTCTACGACGACGCCGTGCTGCTGGACCTGGCCGTCGAGGCGGGGCTCGACGCGGACGAGGCGCGGGCGGTGCTCGCCGACCCGCAGGCGTACGCGGACGAGGTCCGGGCCGATGAGCGCGAGGCGTCCGAGCTGGGCGCCAACGCGGTGCCGTTCTTCGTGCTCGACCGGCGTTACGGGATCTCCGGCGGCCAGCCCTCCGAGGTCTTCGCGCAGGCGCTGGAGCAGGCGTGGAAGGACCGCCCCCTGACGGTGGTCGGCGGGGACGCGGCGGCGTGCGACGCCGACGGGGCGTGCGAGGTGCCGCAGCCCGGCGCCCAGGCCTGA
- a CDS encoding ectoine synthase → MIVRSFSDIENTDRHVKAASGTWESKRIVLAKEKVGFSLHETVLYAGTETSMWYANHIEAVLCTEGEAELTNDETGEKHWISPGTMYLLNGHEHHTLRPKTDFRCVCVFNPPVTGREDHDENGVYPLLTEEG, encoded by the coding sequence GTGATCGTCCGATCGTTCAGTGACATCGAGAACACCGACCGGCATGTGAAGGCCGCCTCCGGAACCTGGGAGAGCAAGCGCATCGTGCTCGCCAAGGAGAAGGTGGGCTTCTCGCTCCACGAGACCGTTCTCTACGCGGGCACCGAGACCTCCATGTGGTACGCCAACCACATCGAGGCCGTGCTGTGCACCGAGGGCGAGGCCGAACTCACCAACGACGAGACCGGCGAGAAGCACTGGATCTCCCCCGGCACGATGTACCTGCTGAACGGGCACGAGCACCACACGCTGCGGCCCAAGACCGACTTCCGCTGCGTCTGCGTGTTCAACCCTCCCGTCACCGGACGGGAGGACCACGACGAGAACGGTGTCTACCCACTGCTGACCGAGGAGGGCTGA
- the thpD gene encoding ectoine hydroxylase, protein MTTEVRADLYPSRGAAEMTTPRQDPVIWSAPGAPGPVSAKDLQGFERDGFLTVDQLITPDEVAGYHAELERLIADPAVRADPRSIIEPKSDSVRSVFEVHRLSEVFARLVSDERVVGRARQILGSDVYVHQSRINVKPGFGASGFYWHSDFETWHAEDGLPNMRTVSVSIALTENYDTNGGLMIMPGSHKSFLGCAGETPKDNYKKSLQMQDAGTPSDEALTKMADRHGIRLFTGAAGSATWFDCNCMHGSGDNITPYPRSNVFIVFNSVENKAEEPFAAPVRRPEFIGARDFTPVR, encoded by the coding sequence ATGACCACCGAAGTACGAGCCGACCTGTACCCCTCGCGCGGCGCCGCCGAGATGACCACTCCCCGCCAGGACCCGGTCATCTGGTCCGCGCCGGGCGCACCGGGTCCGGTCTCCGCCAAGGACCTCCAGGGCTTCGAACGCGACGGGTTCCTCACCGTCGACCAGCTGATCACCCCGGACGAGGTGGCCGGCTACCACGCCGAGCTGGAGCGGCTGATCGCCGATCCGGCGGTGCGGGCCGACCCGCGCTCGATCATCGAGCCGAAGTCGGACTCCGTACGGTCGGTCTTCGAGGTCCACCGGCTCAGCGAGGTCTTCGCCCGGCTCGTCAGCGACGAGCGCGTGGTGGGACGGGCCCGTCAGATCCTCGGCTCGGACGTCTACGTCCACCAGTCCCGGATCAACGTCAAGCCCGGTTTCGGTGCCTCGGGGTTCTACTGGCACTCGGACTTCGAGACCTGGCACGCGGAGGACGGGCTGCCGAACATGCGGACCGTGTCCGTGTCGATCGCGCTGACCGAGAACTACGACACCAACGGCGGGCTGATGATCATGCCCGGCTCGCACAAGTCGTTCCTCGGGTGCGCGGGCGAGACGCCGAAGGACAACTACAAGAAGTCGCTCCAGATGCAGGACGCGGGCACTCCGTCGGACGAGGCGCTGACGAAGATGGCCGACCGGCACGGCATCAGGCTCTTCACGGGCGCGGCCGGTTCGGCGACCTGGTTCGACTGCAACTGCATGCACGGCTCGGGGGACAACATCACCCCGTACCCGCGCAGCAACGTCTTCATCGTGTTCAACAGCGTGGAGAACAAGGCCGAGGAGCCGTTCGCGGCGCCGGTCCGCCGCCCGGAGTTCATCGGGGCGCGGGACTTCACGCCGGTGCGGTAG
- a CDS encoding alkene reductase, producing MTTAFDPFDLAGTPLANRIALAPMTRNRAGESGIPTDLTAEYYAQRASAGLLITEGVQPSSVGQGYPRTPGLHSDEQAAGWRKVTDAVHAAGGRIFVQLLHTGRIGHPSLLPDGLVPVGPSAVAATGQVFTDEGAKEFVTPHELTDTEIRETVLDFAAAARRAVDAGFDGVELHGANGYLIHQFLAPNSNVRTDAWGGSAEGRNRFALETVRAVVAEIGAARTAIRLSPGNPYNDIHEPAPEAAYSALVQAIEPLGLAYLHLVEGTADDRTLTERLRKLFNGPLVLNPATDGPTGPEALALVEEGVTDLVSYGALFLANPDLPARLRAGGPYNTPDRATFYGGDHRGYTDYPALEV from the coding sequence ATGACCACAGCGTTCGATCCGTTCGACCTGGCCGGCACCCCGCTCGCCAACCGCATCGCCCTGGCGCCCATGACCCGCAACCGGGCGGGCGAGAGCGGCATACCCACGGACCTGACCGCCGAGTACTACGCCCAGCGCGCCTCGGCCGGCCTCCTGATCACCGAGGGCGTCCAGCCCTCGTCCGTCGGCCAGGGCTACCCCCGTACCCCGGGACTGCACAGCGACGAGCAGGCCGCCGGCTGGCGCAAGGTCACCGACGCCGTGCACGCCGCGGGCGGCCGGATCTTCGTCCAGCTCCTGCACACCGGCCGCATCGGCCACCCCAGCCTGCTGCCCGACGGGCTCGTCCCGGTCGGCCCCTCCGCCGTCGCCGCCACCGGACAGGTCTTCACCGATGAGGGCGCCAAGGAGTTCGTCACCCCGCACGAGCTGACCGACACCGAGATCCGCGAGACCGTCCTCGACTTCGCCGCCGCCGCCCGCCGTGCCGTCGACGCCGGCTTCGACGGAGTGGAGCTGCACGGCGCCAACGGCTATCTCATCCACCAGTTCCTGGCGCCCAACTCCAATGTGCGCACCGACGCGTGGGGCGGCTCGGCCGAGGGCCGCAACCGGTTCGCGCTGGAGACCGTGCGCGCCGTCGTGGCCGAGATCGGCGCCGCGCGCACCGCCATCCGCCTCTCGCCCGGCAACCCGTACAACGACATCCACGAGCCCGCCCCGGAGGCCGCGTACAGCGCCCTGGTGCAGGCGATCGAACCGCTCGGGCTCGCCTATCTGCACCTCGTCGAGGGCACGGCCGACGACCGCACCCTGACCGAACGGCTGCGCAAGCTGTTCAACGGCCCGCTCGTCCTCAACCCGGCGACCGACGGCCCGACCGGACCCGAAGCCCTCGCCCTGGTCGAGGAAGGTGTGACGGACCTCGTCTCCTACGGGGCGCTGTTCCTGGCCAACCCGGACCTGCCGGCCCGGCTGCGCGCGGGCGGCCCCTACAACACCCCGGACCGCGCGACCTTCTACGGTGGCGACCACCGCGGCTACACGGACTACCCGGCGCTGGAGGTCTGA
- a CDS encoding VOC family protein, with protein MTSHVHHVTVDCADAYALGSFWASVLDSSLADDDFPGDPEALVNTPGAALLFVTVPEPKSGKNRVHLDIQPDDRTRDEEVERLLALGATLVGDHRRPNGRGWVTLADPEGNEFCVECGARERAALTGTRLPVTADDVTEAVRLAVEALGASPVKDWHIPAGTLTWDCWETVEHLSDDLFAYAVQLGAPPAADSEVPFHWAARREGGPANSVFADPASGTEGLLHTLRATGALLAAMVRTTAPDLRSHHVFGASDAEGFAAMGVVETLVHAHDVAEGLGVAWTPPQDLCDRVLARLFPGAPDAEDRWTVLLWSTGRADLPGRERVTSWRWHGAPLEETPLP; from the coding sequence ATGACCTCACACGTGCACCACGTCACCGTCGACTGCGCCGACGCCTACGCACTCGGCTCGTTCTGGGCCTCGGTGCTGGACTCCTCCCTGGCCGACGACGACTTCCCCGGCGACCCCGAGGCGCTGGTGAACACCCCCGGCGCCGCCCTGCTGTTCGTCACCGTGCCCGAGCCGAAGAGCGGCAAGAACCGGGTGCACCTCGACATCCAGCCGGACGACCGCACCCGGGACGAGGAGGTCGAACGGCTCCTCGCGCTCGGCGCCACCCTGGTCGGCGACCACCGCAGGCCGAACGGGCGGGGCTGGGTGACGCTGGCCGATCCCGAGGGCAACGAGTTCTGTGTGGAGTGCGGTGCGCGCGAGCGGGCGGCGCTGACCGGGACCCGGCTGCCGGTCACCGCGGACGATGTGACGGAGGCCGTACGGCTGGCGGTCGAGGCGCTCGGGGCGTCGCCGGTGAAGGACTGGCACATCCCGGCGGGGACGCTCACCTGGGACTGCTGGGAGACCGTGGAGCATCTGAGCGACGATCTCTTCGCGTACGCGGTCCAGTTGGGCGCACCGCCGGCGGCGGACAGCGAGGTGCCGTTCCACTGGGCGGCCCGGCGCGAGGGCGGCCCCGCCAACTCCGTCTTCGCGGACCCGGCGTCCGGGACGGAGGGGCTGCTGCACACCCTTCGGGCCACGGGGGCACTGCTCGCGGCGATGGTGCGGACGACCGCTCCGGACCTCCGCTCCCACCATGTGTTCGGCGCGTCGGACGCGGAGGGCTTCGCGGCCATGGGGGTCGTGGAGACCCTGGTGCACGCCCATGACGTCGCCGAGGGCCTGGGCGTGGCCTGGACCCCGCCCCAGGACCTGTGCGACCGGGTGCTGGCCCGGCTCTTCCCCGGCGCCCCGGACGCGGAGGACCGGTGGACCGTGCTGCTCTGGTCCACCGGCCGCGCGGATCTGCCGGGCCGCGAGCGCGTCACCTCGTGGAGGTGGCACGGGGCCCCGCTGGAGGAGACCCCGCTGCCGTAG
- a CDS encoding MarR family winged helix-turn-helix transcriptional regulator, translating to MTPDPADPACTELPSAARGGPVSHAVSRVARLHRIAAGKLLKGVGLYPGQEFLMMCLWDAGAVRQSEVIKAVDLDPSTVTKMLQRLEQAGHVRRSPDPADRRAVLVEATDDSCALHSDVERAWTDLEEHTLAGLDSGERRELARLLAKVEENLCRETADCPENS from the coding sequence ATGACGCCCGACCCCGCCGATCCCGCCTGTACCGAGCTGCCCAGCGCCGCCCGGGGCGGCCCGGTCAGCCATGCCGTCTCGCGGGTCGCCCGGCTCCACCGGATCGCGGCGGGCAAGCTGCTCAAGGGCGTGGGGCTCTACCCCGGCCAGGAGTTCCTGATGATGTGCCTCTGGGACGCGGGCGCGGTGCGGCAGTCGGAGGTCATCAAGGCGGTGGACCTCGACCCCTCCACGGTGACCAAGATGCTCCAGCGCCTGGAGCAGGCCGGGCATGTGCGGCGCAGCCCCGACCCGGCCGACCGGCGGGCCGTCCTGGTCGAGGCCACCGACGACAGCTGTGCGCTGCACTCCGACGTGGAGCGGGCCTGGACGGATCTGGAGGAGCACACCCTCGCCGGGCTGGACTCCGGCGAGCGCAGGGAGCTGGCCCGGCTGCTGGCCAAGGTCGAGGAGAACCTCTGCCGCGAGACGGCGGACTGCCCCGAGAACAGCTGA